One region of Psychrobacter sp. DAB_AL43B genomic DNA includes:
- a CDS encoding fatty acid--CoA ligase — protein sequence MSNIYHSAPSAYDYPLLVKQLLNRAKTVSLDQEIVYADKKRFTYKELFNRINRLANVLDSLNLDAGDVVAVMDWDSHRYLESYFAIPMSQYILQTVNIRLSPEKVLYTINHAKPKVLMLNSEFAPLVKDYQFENSSIEHIIWLDDNGVTSEGVFGGNQNRVTGEYEALLEAANSEFEFPDFDENTIATTFYTSGTTGDPKGVFFSHRQLVLHTLTEAATFGMLPNKQGVSYGDVYMPMTPMFHVHAWGFPFTATMVGLKQVYPGRYAPDLLMDLIINEKVSITHCVPTILQMVLKEAQDRDASFNGLKMIIGGSRLTEGLAKAAMAQDIQVYTGYGMSETAPLISLTEFSIDEPEMTEDEDIARRCMTGKPVLMVDAQVWNTSNESVGKGKDNTGELVLRAPWLTQSYLKNDDAGKELWENGYMHTQDIAYIRPDGYIQITDRLKDVIKSGGEWISSLEIETILSLHPSVADVSVIGVRDKQWGERPLALVVLKPACQDTKAEDIKAIAQQAVERGIIPKYGVPSQFKFVDELPKTSVGKHDKKVMREMYDNQTEV from the coding sequence ATGTCAAATATCTACCACAGCGCACCCTCTGCCTACGATTATCCATTATTGGTCAAACAGCTGTTAAACCGTGCCAAAACGGTATCGCTTGACCAAGAAATCGTTTATGCGGATAAAAAACGCTTCACTTATAAAGAGCTATTTAACCGTATCAATCGCTTAGCCAATGTTTTAGACAGCTTGAACCTTGATGCTGGTGACGTGGTCGCAGTGATGGATTGGGATAGCCATCGCTACTTAGAGTCGTATTTTGCGATACCGATGTCGCAGTACATTTTGCAAACCGTTAATATCCGCTTGTCACCAGAAAAAGTTCTCTATACCATTAATCATGCGAAACCAAAAGTGCTGATGCTCAACTCTGAATTTGCGCCATTAGTCAAAGATTATCAGTTTGAAAACTCCAGCATTGAGCATATTATTTGGCTCGATGATAATGGGGTGACGTCCGAAGGGGTTTTTGGCGGTAATCAAAACCGTGTTACTGGTGAATATGAGGCGTTACTAGAAGCCGCCAATAGTGAGTTTGAATTTCCAGATTTTGATGAAAACACTATCGCAACGACCTTTTATACCTCGGGTACGACAGGTGATCCTAAAGGAGTGTTTTTTAGCCATCGTCAATTAGTTCTACATACTCTCACAGAAGCGGCGACGTTCGGCATGCTACCGAACAAGCAAGGCGTTAGCTATGGCGATGTTTATATGCCGATGACGCCGATGTTCCACGTACATGCGTGGGGTTTCCCGTTTACGGCGACGATGGTTGGTCTCAAGCAAGTCTATCCGGGACGCTATGCACCGGATCTGTTAATGGATTTGATTATTAATGAAAAGGTTAGTATCACCCATTGCGTACCAACGATTCTGCAGATGGTACTCAAAGAAGCGCAAGATCGTGATGCTAGCTTTAATGGTCTAAAAATGATTATCGGTGGTTCAAGGTTGACCGAAGGTTTAGCTAAAGCAGCAATGGCACAGGATATTCAAGTGTATACCGGCTATGGGATGTCAGAGACAGCGCCGCTCATTAGCTTGACAGAATTTAGTATAGATGAGCCTGAAATGACTGAAGATGAAGACATTGCTCGTCGCTGTATGACAGGTAAGCCTGTGCTCATGGTTGATGCTCAAGTGTGGAATACAAGCAATGAGTCGGTTGGTAAAGGTAAAGATAATACTGGCGAGCTGGTGCTACGAGCACCTTGGTTGACCCAAAGCTATCTGAAAAATGACGATGCCGGTAAAGAGCTGTGGGAGAATGGCTATATGCATACCCAAGACATCGCTTATATACGCCCTGATGGTTATATTCAAATTACAGATCGTTTAAAAGATGTCATTAAATCAGGTGGTGAGTGGATATCTTCATTAGAGATTGAAACGATTTTATCATTGCATCCATCGGTGGCTGATGTGTCAGTGATTGGTGTCCGTGATAAACAGTGGGGCGAGCGTCCGTTAGCATTAGTCGTACTCAAGCCTGCTTGCCAAGATACCAAAGCGGAAGATATCAAAGCGATTGCTCAGCAGGCAGTGGAGCGCGGTATTATTCCTAAATACGGTGTGCCTAGTCAGTTTAAGTTTGTCGATGAGCTACCAAAAACCTCGGTCGGCAAACATGACAAAAAAGTGATGCGTGAGATGTATGACAATCAGACCGAAGTATAA
- a CDS encoding enoyl-CoA hydratase/isomerase family protein has protein sequence MTATDDSKHPESIENREQEAPVLFSTEPTDCGHLIGIMTLNTPKSLNALSVEMCQLLSQQLEQWQRDDRVVALVLRGAGDKAFCAGGDIRKLYDSMSTSAPIPNPYATEFFSHEYRLYRQMHFYSKPLILWGDGIIMGGGMGLMAGCSHRLVTERTRFAMPEITIGLFPDASGSWFLQRMPAKTGLFLGLTGAMCNGNDALLANLAEYAVASSDYDAIIQRLKQSDWQSGSDSTDKCHNNSAHNIVSRALAAQPVAELPASKLVAYWHPIQQLMNSGGLGDIDSVLQSDEALVQLDKDFSEDSWTQRAVATYRHGCPVTAALTYGLYHKATDLSLEQVLYLETNVAVHCAANPDFKEGVRALLIDKDRNPQWSRSLADCLSAEGQQYIHQHFVNPYPKGEHPLGDWLSDDALGSQFVR, from the coding sequence ATGACAGCGACGGATGATAGCAAGCATCCGGAATCCATAGAAAATAGAGAGCAAGAAGCGCCGGTATTATTCAGCACCGAGCCGACAGATTGTGGTCACCTTATTGGGATAATGACGTTAAATACTCCTAAATCTCTTAATGCCTTGAGCGTTGAGATGTGTCAATTATTATCACAACAGTTAGAACAATGGCAACGTGATGATCGGGTAGTGGCCTTGGTGCTAAGAGGCGCAGGCGATAAGGCATTTTGTGCGGGCGGTGATATCCGTAAGCTGTATGACAGTATGTCTACCAGTGCACCAATACCAAATCCTTATGCGACGGAGTTTTTTAGTCATGAATACCGTCTCTATCGGCAAATGCATTTTTACTCCAAGCCGTTAATACTCTGGGGTGATGGCATTATCATGGGTGGCGGTATGGGGCTAATGGCTGGTTGTAGTCACCGTTTGGTCACTGAGCGTACCCGTTTTGCCATGCCAGAGATTACAATTGGCTTATTCCCTGATGCTTCTGGTAGCTGGTTCTTGCAGCGTATGCCTGCCAAAACAGGTTTATTCTTAGGGCTAACGGGTGCGATGTGTAATGGTAATGACGCACTATTGGCCAATCTTGCAGAGTATGCCGTTGCTAGTTCTGATTACGACGCTATTATACAGCGCTTAAAACAGAGTGATTGGCAATCGGGATCTGATAGCACAGATAAATGTCATAACAATAGCGCTCATAATATCGTCAGTCGCGCACTTGCAGCACAACCGGTAGCCGAATTGCCTGCTAGTAAATTAGTAGCCTACTGGCATCCTATCCAACAGCTGATGAATAGCGGCGGTTTGGGTGATATTGATTCAGTGTTACAAAGTGATGAGGCGCTAGTACAGCTAGATAAAGATTTTTCTGAGGATAGCTGGACACAGCGTGCAGTGGCAACGTATCGGCATGGCTGCCCAGTGACTGCTGCCTTGACCTATGGGCTTTATCATAAAGCCACTGATTTATCGTTAGAGCAGGTTTTATATTTAGAAACCAATGTGGCGGTACATTGTGCGGCAAATCCTGACTTTAAAGAAGGTGTGCGTGCGCTGCTGATTGATAAAGATCGCAATCCACAATGGTCGCGCTCATTAGCAGATTGTCTTAGCGCAGAAGGACAGCAGTACATTCATCAGCACTTTGTAAACCCTTATCCTAAAGGTGAGCATCCTTTGGGTGATTGGCTGAGCGATGACGCATTAGGCAGTCAGTTTGTACGTTAA
- a CDS encoding propionate--CoA ligase, producing MSEQTINAVTNSATNQSANQVSAETFQASSDTTQTFADIYQSSIDNREQFWAEQAKRIYWHKAPQQILDDSNLPFAQWFVGGETNLCYNCVDRHLEERAEQDAFIWLSSEINQELIETYPAVVDAFKDLGNNVEFYTDYTKRRLTYNDLYKEVNYFADVLQRQGVEQGDRVIIYMPMILEAAYAMLACARIGAIHSVVFGGFAAHNLAIRMDDAEAKMVITVDAGLRGGKVVNYKSLVNQGVEQATIKPEHVLVVDRGILPFKAQSIDVDYATERRISCESNAIVEPVWLESNTPSYLLYTSGTTGTPKGVQRDTGGHAVALTTSMDYIYDGQAGETFWAISDIGWAVGHSYTIYAPLLAGMTSVMYEGLPHRPNPGIWWRIVEANKVNILFTAPTGVRMLKKQDETWMTRYDVSSVKSFFLAGEPLDESTANWLTKHLGVPILDHYWQTESGWPILSNTPKFNHKPHKQGSPGYPMYGYDAHVINEETGEPCKAGEKGLLAIRAPLPPGCLTTVWRNDKRFIDSYFSLADSNQYSTSDYAVVDEDGYFHILGRTDDVINVAGHRLGTQEIEEAISTHPEVAECAVVGIHDELKGELPIAFCVLRDQEQVATTENRFRLEQQIIGAVVKSLGGIARPAAVYFPLALPKTRSGKILRRAIRALAEGKPTGDMSTLDNPTAIDAVKQSMKDY from the coding sequence ATGAGCGAGCAAACCATCAATGCAGTCACTAATTCAGCTACCAATCAAAGTGCTAATCAAGTTTCTGCCGAAACCTTCCAAGCATCATCAGATACTACTCAGACCTTTGCTGATATTTATCAGTCCTCTATTGATAATCGCGAGCAGTTTTGGGCGGAACAAGCAAAACGTATCTATTGGCATAAAGCGCCTCAGCAAATCCTTGATGACAGCAATCTGCCTTTTGCTCAGTGGTTCGTCGGCGGTGAGACCAATCTTTGTTATAACTGTGTCGATCGACACCTTGAAGAACGTGCCGAGCAGGATGCTTTTATCTGGCTATCCTCGGAGATCAATCAAGAGTTAATAGAAACCTATCCAGCCGTGGTAGATGCCTTCAAAGATTTGGGCAATAACGTTGAGTTTTACACCGACTATACCAAGCGCCGCCTGACTTATAACGACCTTTATAAAGAAGTAAATTATTTTGCTGATGTGCTGCAAAGACAGGGCGTCGAGCAAGGCGATCGCGTGATTATTTATATGCCGATGATTTTAGAGGCCGCTTATGCGATGTTGGCCTGCGCGCGTATCGGCGCTATCCATTCAGTCGTGTTTGGTGGTTTTGCGGCGCATAACTTAGCCATTCGTATGGATGATGCCGAAGCAAAAATGGTTATTACGGTAGATGCGGGTCTACGTGGTGGTAAGGTGGTTAATTATAAAAGCCTCGTCAACCAAGGTGTTGAGCAAGCAACCATTAAGCCTGAACATGTATTAGTCGTTGATCGAGGTATCTTACCTTTTAAAGCGCAGAGTATCGACGTCGATTATGCGACTGAGCGCCGTATCAGTTGCGAGTCCAATGCTATCGTCGAGCCGGTGTGGTTAGAATCTAACACCCCGTCATACTTGCTTTATACCTCAGGTACTACGGGTACGCCAAAAGGCGTGCAGCGTGACACCGGTGGTCATGCTGTGGCGCTGACGACTTCGATGGATTATATCTACGATGGTCAGGCGGGCGAGACTTTTTGGGCGATATCGGATATCGGCTGGGCAGTCGGACACTCTTATACTATCTATGCGCCATTGCTGGCAGGCATGACCAGTGTCATGTATGAAGGGCTACCGCATCGACCAAATCCTGGTATATGGTGGCGGATTGTAGAAGCCAACAAGGTCAATATCCTATTCACCGCACCAACTGGCGTGCGTATGCTTAAAAAACAAGATGAGACTTGGATGACGCGCTATGATGTGTCAAGCGTTAAGTCATTCTTTTTAGCAGGTGAGCCGCTAGATGAGTCAACTGCTAATTGGCTGACTAAACATTTAGGCGTACCCATTTTAGACCACTATTGGCAAACTGAGTCAGGCTGGCCGATTTTGAGTAATACGCCCAAATTCAATCATAAACCACATAAACAAGGCTCGCCCGGCTATCCTATGTATGGCTATGATGCGCACGTTATCAATGAAGAAACCGGCGAGCCATGTAAAGCTGGCGAAAAAGGTTTGCTTGCGATTCGCGCACCCTTACCACCGGGCTGTTTAACAACGGTTTGGCGTAATGATAAGCGCTTTATTGACAGTTACTTTAGCTTAGCGGATAGCAATCAATATTCGACTTCAGACTATGCGGTTGTTGATGAGGACGGTTACTTCCATATTCTCGGTCGTACTGATGATGTTATTAACGTCGCTGGTCACCGATTGGGAACCCAAGAAATCGAAGAGGCTATTAGTACTCATCCAGAGGTGGCAGAATGTGCTGTCGTGGGTATCCATGACGAACTTAAAGGTGAATTACCCATTGCCTTTTGCGTGCTAAGAGACCAAGAACAAGTAGCTACTACTGAAAACCGTTTCCGTCTTGAGCAGCAGATTATTGGCGCAGTGGTCAAGTCACTTGGCGGTATAGCGCGCCCAGCGGCGGTTTATTTTCCACTAGCACTACCAAAGACGCGCTCTGGCAAAATCTTACGCCGTGCTATTCGAGCATTGGCAGAAGGTAAACCAACGGGTGATATGTCGACTCTTGATAATCCAACGGCGATTGATGCGGTCAAACAGTCTATGAAGGATTATTAG
- a CDS encoding enoyl-CoA hydratase yields the protein MTDYTNLNLSIDGHIATLTLQNPPAHTWTMDSLKALKQLVTDLNANDDIYALIIHGDGEKFFSAGADLNNFADGDKGRAISMAIAFGEAFEALSAYRGVSIAVINGYAMGGGLECALACDIRIAEAHAQMALPETGVGLLPCAGGTQNLTALVGEGWAKRMILCGERVDAETALRIGLVEEVTAKGGGLLAAQALAQKVAKQSPVAVSYSKALIQAARNTPPAQNLIHEREAFVKLFDTMDQREGVQAFLEKRKPNWQNK from the coding sequence ATGACGGATTACACCAACTTAAACCTATCGATTGACGGCCATATCGCCACGTTAACACTGCAGAATCCACCTGCACACACTTGGACGATGGACAGTCTAAAGGCACTTAAGCAGTTGGTTACTGACCTTAATGCCAACGATGATATCTATGCATTAATCATCCACGGTGATGGCGAAAAATTCTTTTCAGCAGGAGCGGATTTAAACAATTTTGCCGATGGTGATAAAGGTCGCGCGATCAGTATGGCGATAGCGTTTGGCGAAGCCTTTGAAGCGTTGTCAGCCTATCGCGGCGTCAGTATTGCTGTTATCAACGGCTATGCGATGGGCGGCGGGCTTGAGTGTGCGCTGGCTTGTGATATCCGTATCGCTGAAGCGCATGCGCAAATGGCATTGCCTGAGACGGGTGTTGGATTGTTGCCATGCGCAGGCGGTACGCAAAATCTAACGGCTCTAGTCGGTGAAGGCTGGGCAAAGCGGATGATATTGTGCGGTGAGCGCGTCGATGCAGAGACAGCATTGCGTATTGGTTTGGTCGAAGAAGTTACTGCAAAAGGTGGGGGTTTATTAGCAGCACAAGCACTAGCGCAAAAAGTCGCTAAACAATCCCCCGTTGCCGTCAGTTATTCTAAAGCACTGATTCAAGCTGCTAGAAATACACCGCCTGCACAAAACCTTATCCATGAGCGTGAAGCATTTGTGAAGTTGTTCGACACCATGGATCAGCGCGAAGGTGTACAAGCCTTCTTAGAGAAGCGTAAACCCAATTGGCAAAATAAATAA
- a CDS encoding MFS transporter has protein sequence MSHDFFRGYQLIYHRLISINYAYLASAKKASNIVSTTLNNTINNSISNNANNSVNNDAKDNTPTNRNIQALKTQPTFYSPSWVLKLTIGLIGMFAFLQVYSIQAILPVLMMDFSATEVQAGMIVGATVMAIAIMSPFLGMLSDAVGRKSFIVGALLFLAIPTALIAQSPDIGWMGMWRFMQGLSVPGITVVTIAYIGEEFEGRAVTELMSFYVSGSVLGGFMGRFLLGHLHELIGWRAGYYVMAVMTLIGALWVGKMLPSSRHFVANPNFRSAMQTLGEHLTNRYVVTACLLGACVLFSLVGCFTFINLHLAGTPYELGTGALANIFAVYLIGVIITPLSTTLLRRFGAARTVRVAVVVSMIGVLLTLVTPLWGIIVGLAIMSSGVFITQAATISYIAVNVKKGRSLASGLYYMGYYAGGTMGAWLCGIVYARGQWSLTVWLLLFVQILALLVASIGMVKTRVRAN, from the coding sequence ATGAGCCACGATTTTTTTCGTGGTTATCAGCTCATATATCATCGCCTCATTTCTATCAACTACGCCTACCTAGCCTCAGCTAAAAAGGCCTCCAATATAGTCAGTACTACTTTGAATAATACGATTAATAACAGCATCAGTAACAATGCTAATAACAGCGTTAATAACGACGCCAAAGATAACACACCAACAAACCGCAATATTCAAGCGCTTAAAACACAGCCGACATTTTATTCACCTTCATGGGTATTAAAGCTCACCATTGGTTTGATTGGGATGTTTGCTTTTTTGCAGGTGTATTCTATTCAAGCAATTTTGCCCGTATTGATGATGGATTTTTCAGCCACTGAGGTGCAGGCCGGAATGATTGTTGGCGCGACGGTGATGGCGATTGCCATTATGTCGCCGTTTTTAGGGATGCTGTCTGATGCCGTCGGGCGTAAGTCATTTATCGTTGGAGCATTGTTGTTTTTAGCGATACCCACTGCTTTAATCGCCCAAAGTCCGGATATTGGCTGGATGGGTATGTGGCGGTTCATGCAGGGATTGTCTGTCCCAGGTATTACCGTAGTAACAATCGCTTATATCGGTGAGGAGTTTGAGGGACGGGCTGTGACAGAGCTGATGTCCTTTTATGTATCCGGCTCAGTTCTGGGTGGCTTTATGGGTCGGTTTTTACTTGGGCATTTACATGAGCTTATCGGCTGGCGTGCAGGCTATTATGTGATGGCAGTTATGACACTTATCGGTGCGCTGTGGGTCGGCAAGATGCTGCCATCGTCACGGCACTTTGTGGCCAATCCAAATTTTCGCTCAGCGATGCAGACGCTCGGTGAGCATTTGACCAATCGCTATGTAGTGACAGCCTGCCTGCTTGGTGCCTGTGTGTTGTTTTCGCTAGTGGGCTGTTTTACCTTTATTAACCTTCATCTTGCTGGTACGCCATATGAATTAGGGACGGGCGCGCTTGCTAATATTTTTGCAGTGTATTTAATCGGGGTCATTATCACGCCATTATCGACCACATTACTACGTCGATTTGGTGCTGCGAGAACGGTTCGAGTCGCGGTTGTTGTATCGATGATAGGTGTGCTGTTAACACTTGTGACGCCGTTATGGGGCATTATTGTTGGGCTTGCCATTATGTCATCAGGCGTATTTATTACCCAAGCCGCGACCATCAGTTACATTGCGGTGAATGTTAAAAAAGGGCGCTCCTTGGCCTCTGGTTTATATTATATGGGTTACTACGCTGGCGGCACTATGGGCGCATGGTTATGCGGTATCGTTTATGCGCGTGGACAATGGTCGCTTACTGTTTGGTTATTATTGTTTGTACAAATATTGGCATTGTTAGTGGCAAGCATTGGGATGGTCAAAACACGTGTACGGGCGAATTAA
- a CDS encoding dienelactone hydrolase family protein translates to MLNNNFFPQLLTATGALIFSLNVAALTSDEVLTTKTLSTQVLPTSLESVSASKKPNCIADSQITAAELSNTRDNGPFSVASKHVPRQLANGFGGGTIHYPINAGGCGLLAGIAVIPGYVSYESSIKWWGPRLASWGFVVITINTNSIYDDPDSRATQLSAALDHIINDTTVGAQIDSNRLGAIGWSMGGGGTLRLATERHTVRAIIPQTAYHDKNYGDMNTPALFISCQNDRIASNKKHSNVFYNNASGPKMKIKIKNGSHFCPSYRFNEILLSKPGIAWMQRYLNNDTRFDKFLCSKENYGNSPRISGYDYKDCV, encoded by the coding sequence ATGTTAAATAACAATTTTTTTCCACAGCTACTTACCGCTACGGGCGCATTAATTTTTTCTCTAAATGTGGCAGCGCTCACGTCAGACGAAGTACTAACCACAAAAACACTATCAACGCAAGTATTGCCAACATCGCTAGAATCAGTATCAGCATCAAAAAAACCAAACTGTATCGCTGATAGTCAAATCACTGCCGCTGAGCTTTCAAACACTCGTGATAACGGTCCTTTTTCTGTGGCTAGCAAGCATGTACCTCGCCAGCTAGCAAACGGCTTTGGTGGCGGAACGATTCATTATCCAATCAATGCTGGCGGTTGTGGTTTATTAGCAGGTATCGCGGTGATACCCGGTTATGTGTCTTATGAATCATCCATTAAGTGGTGGGGACCACGTCTGGCCTCTTGGGGATTTGTCGTTATTACGATCAATACCAACTCTATTTATGATGATCCAGATAGCCGTGCGACGCAATTGAGCGCAGCCCTTGATCATATTATCAATGACACTACAGTTGGCGCTCAGATAGATAGCAATCGTTTGGGCGCTATTGGTTGGTCAATGGGCGGCGGCGGTACGCTTCGGTTAGCGACAGAACGTCATACCGTTCGTGCAATTATTCCGCAAACGGCCTATCACGATAAAAACTATGGCGATATGAACACGCCAGCGTTGTTTATTAGCTGTCAGAACGATCGCATTGCCTCTAATAAGAAACATAGCAATGTCTTTTATAATAATGCCTCTGGCCCTAAAATGAAGATTAAGATAAAAAATGGTAGCCACTTTTGTCCAAGCTATCGCTTCAATGAGATATTACTTAGTAAACCCGGTATCGCATGGATGCAGCGTTACTTAAATAATGATACCCGTTTTGATAAATTCTTATGTAGTAAGGAAAACTATGGTAATAGCCCTCGTATATCGGGTTATGATTATAAAGATTGCGTATAG
- a CDS encoding CoA-acylating methylmalonate-semialdehyde dehydrogenase, whose product MHHVQQLINGQFTKSSTNEWIDITDPATQEIIAKVPQTTDDEINQAVAAAKAAFQTWRKTPITTRARIFLKYQALIREHMDELAEILTAEQGKTIADARGDVFRGLEVVEHAAGIANLQIGDYVENVASGVDTYSIWQPLGVCAGITPFNFPAMIPLWMFPMAIATGNTFILKPSEQDPMVTMRLVELAIEAGVPEGVLNVVHGGKATVDAICDHPDIKAVSFVGSTAVGKHVYERASQSGKRAQCMMGAKNHGVILPDANKEQTLNQLAGAAFGAAGQRCMALSVVVLVGAAGEWIDDIKAKAEGLVVSAGKHDKDLGPLISPAAKARVEHLISTGVEEGASLILDGRGITVEGFEKGNFVGPTIFDNVTADMQIYKEEIFGPVLCIMRADSLDEAIELLNANPHGNGTAIFTQSGAAAHKFQQDIEVGQIGINLPIPVPLPMFSFSGSRASKLGDLGPYGKQAVQFYTQTKTVTARWFDDEASRGVNTTISI is encoded by the coding sequence ATGCATCACGTCCAACAGCTCATCAATGGTCAATTTACCAAATCATCTACTAACGAATGGATTGATATTACCGATCCGGCAACCCAAGAGATTATCGCTAAAGTGCCGCAAACGACTGATGATGAAATCAATCAAGCCGTTGCAGCAGCTAAGGCTGCTTTTCAAACCTGGCGCAAAACGCCCATCACCACACGCGCCCGTATATTTTTAAAGTATCAAGCATTGATTCGTGAGCACATGGACGAGCTGGCAGAAATCTTAACCGCTGAGCAAGGTAAAACGATTGCCGATGCGCGTGGTGATGTGTTTCGTGGTTTAGAAGTGGTCGAGCACGCGGCCGGTATTGCCAACTTACAAATCGGCGACTATGTCGAAAATGTCGCATCTGGTGTCGATACTTATAGTATCTGGCAGCCGCTAGGTGTTTGCGCGGGTATCACACCGTTTAACTTTCCAGCGATGATTCCGCTATGGATGTTCCCAATGGCGATTGCCACGGGCAATACGTTTATCCTAAAACCATCTGAACAAGATCCAATGGTCACGATGCGTTTGGTTGAGCTAGCAATAGAAGCGGGTGTACCTGAAGGGGTGCTAAACGTTGTCCATGGTGGCAAAGCAACGGTTGATGCGATTTGTGACCACCCAGATATTAAAGCGGTATCTTTTGTTGGTTCTACCGCCGTTGGTAAGCATGTCTATGAGCGTGCCAGTCAGTCAGGTAAACGTGCCCAGTGTATGATGGGCGCTAAAAACCATGGCGTTATCTTACCTGATGCCAATAAAGAGCAGACGCTCAATCAGTTGGCAGGCGCCGCATTTGGTGCTGCTGGTCAACGTTGTATGGCGCTATCAGTGGTGGTATTAGTCGGTGCTGCAGGTGAGTGGATTGATGACATTAAAGCCAAAGCAGAAGGCTTAGTCGTCTCAGCTGGTAAACATGATAAAGACTTAGGTCCACTGATTTCTCCTGCCGCAAAAGCGCGCGTTGAGCATTTGATTAGCACAGGAGTAGAAGAAGGGGCGAGCTTGATTCTTGATGGTCGTGGTATTACCGTTGAAGGCTTTGAGAAGGGTAACTTCGTTGGACCGACTATCTTTGATAACGTCACTGCTGATATGCAAATTTATAAAGAAGAAATATTTGGTCCTGTACTTTGTATCATGCGCGCCGATAGTCTTGATGAGGCGATTGAGCTGCTAAATGCCAATCCACATGGTAATGGTACGGCTATCTTTACCCAGTCAGGGGCCGCCGCCCATAAATTTCAGCAAGATATCGAGGTCGGTCAAATCGGTATTAACTTGCCGATTCCTGTGCCACTACCGATGTTCTCTTTCTCAGGTTCACGTGCCAGTAAGCTTGGTGATCTCGGTCCTTATGGTAAGCAAGCCGTACAGTTTTATACCCAGACTAAAACGGTTACTGCGCGCTGGTTTGATGATGAGGCAAGTCGCGGGGTCAATACGACTATTTCAATTTAA
- a CDS encoding acyl-CoA dehydrogenase family protein — protein MDFSLTDDQIAFRQTARQFAQKELKPNAAEWDRTSHFPIDVIKKSGELGFLGLYTNPEYDGLGLPRLDSAMVFEELAWGDTAVAAYMSIHNMAGWMIGEYGSDALCKKYLPNMVSGEWLGSYCLTEPNAGSDAASLRTKADKQGDHYLLTGEKTFISGAGSTDVLVVMARTGGAGPKGISAFVVDADSAGIEYGKNEHKMGWKAQPTRTISFKDVKVPIENLIGEEGQGFRIAMKGLDGGRINIGICAVGTAQSALETATNYVQERSQFGSPIASLQSVQFKLADMLTQTITARQMLYLAANKVDNNDAQASTYCAMAKRLSTDLCFDVANEALQLHGGYGYLNEYPLERHVRDLRVHQILEGTNEIMRVIVSRQLLQDDALSQLR, from the coding sequence ATGGATTTTTCATTAACCGATGACCAAATTGCCTTTCGCCAAACTGCCAGACAGTTTGCGCAAAAAGAGCTAAAACCGAATGCCGCTGAATGGGATCGCACATCCCATTTCCCAATTGATGTGATTAAAAAGTCAGGCGAGCTTGGTTTTTTGGGGTTGTATACCAACCCTGAGTATGATGGCTTGGGTCTGCCGCGTTTAGATTCTGCTATGGTTTTTGAGGAGCTGGCATGGGGTGATACGGCTGTTGCTGCTTATATGAGTATTCATAATATGGCTGGCTGGATGATCGGTGAGTATGGTAGCGATGCTTTGTGCAAAAAATATTTGCCAAATATGGTCAGCGGCGAATGGCTTGGCAGTTATTGCTTAACAGAACCTAATGCTGGCTCTGATGCCGCCTCACTGCGCACCAAAGCCGATAAGCAAGGCGACCATTATCTGCTTACTGGTGAAAAAACCTTTATCTCAGGGGCAGGCTCAACCGATGTATTAGTGGTTATGGCGCGTACAGGCGGTGCAGGACCCAAAGGCATTTCAGCCTTTGTCGTTGATGCTGATAGCGCTGGTATCGAATATGGTAAAAACGAGCATAAAATGGGCTGGAAAGCGCAGCCAACGCGCACCATTAGCTTTAAAGATGTCAAAGTACCGATAGAAAATCTCATCGGCGAGGAAGGTCAAGGCTTTCGTATCGCGATGAAAGGTCTTGATGGTGGTCGAATTAATATTGGGATTTGTGCAGTTGGTACCGCGCAGTCAGCGCTCGAGACGGCAACCAATTATGTGCAAGAGCGTAGCCAATTCGGTAGCCCGATTGCCAGCTTACAGTCAGTACAGTTTAAGCTCGCCGATATGCTGACCCAAACGATTACTGCACGGCAAATGCTTTATCTAGCAGCCAACAAAGTCGATAATAATGATGCGCAAGCTTCTACTTACTGTGCCATGGCCAAGCGGCTTTCTACTGATCTTTGTTTCGATGTGGCTAATGAAGCCTTACAGTTACATGGTGGCTATGGTTATTTAAACGAGTATCCACTTGAGCGCCATGTGCGAGATTTGCGTGTACATCAAATTTTGGAAGGCACCAATGAAATCATGCGGGTAATTGTCTCGCGTCAGCTGCTACAAGACGATGCGTTAAGCCAGTTACGCTAA